A single genomic interval of Octopus bimaculoides isolate UCB-OBI-ISO-001 chromosome 22, ASM119413v2, whole genome shotgun sequence harbors:
- the LOC106867864 gene encoding sperm-associated antigen 17 isoform X7 yields the protein MSKKLGKYTNGHATAKWEHGLAREQLHEPGWKVFIALIVENKPEDVINVNNLTSAINSGSRRRFGIITQQSLYKEVNVFGNPKGRSKDTPQYVEVCEACKAFLDSKEPIPSELLAKLIKFKLLSLKSDDICKSKPVEKRKASLQSVDLKKVKTGKGAKAAGKKTAAAKPVEEGSIKEGTHLKKRSEEIYDYKYIDDEPEFGPNYYAVISGFYEPSLPILLADIDILIDVVVKFGSTHYTGLAIEVINKDNLIPKDSRLIAQEEAAAAETERLKKAMDYFWKWTMVYLNEQSATSQTRNIYVTDFLDDKESNLENDGAKLYEKFAFTLYGIVEKQRMYRNFIRNTKIIAVPTIGTIPPRIIPFSSNLCIMPPPPQYPLIEPRMLDTLDMRYYDDLMDTIPMECVTIPLVLHAMIEQVVAIERHTLPPREYQPPPTIDGLNQDLAKHLSMVLQKLILDDNCSEVIDDKLEEKEVPKEEPLRLISYKDESSKLFHHLKPFHDFVPSTVVDKMLDKFCFCRIENFPDTALRHIVEAEAREFLHFCSKDGVSYKMVNFVLQQSVFQTLQLPHVDKEGLLQPYAPTNNNAWDHPIFLLEQTVFPEYEGVEFSNKLLQNTSSTISLDSALAASLVTNEKPTLYRRHSSVDERSLDWFGSKNVSPDIERICKNLMEKIKASRQRNLEKWNYLEHLSSSVFHQVLFEAMYFQPHYTKYYHIREDSLYLILDNPYNTELFNLQTWHVQLYSNIGFRNFMFYVADEIKEWSLEEDKKELEQLREEKALRLLEQQTVVSEYFKVDRIENRHSLDDKKVLKKKELVSNVNSEQSKSIFDEDQFTRPHSLKASKKEEHLLKVDDFDKEKKKRKSPPRQDKSPDKEKRIMSRCSIKTPRIGRFKSMYDDSLYDMHASQIEQDADRPELPFSGYKLDDNLIKLTSKCYTMFPCDGSQIRVTTENFLTGAKNVRCSVLLNGHVFSVHILNPIESDALETECLPPATFRNPVTTSASSLQPQTNKPIIITSPSTGAVDTQETETKMPIFSEFGSFTATLADGVVLAYSQFGPTGYFRNFSGNIDQTSSMKDIKDQLFMSSESFFKERSRKRSRFSMDRFQSSDMVIGFSKKCGSETDAQFGSFPTLYLTCPDGLKIDYDVLHSKVNNDDYLIVRQSFPFNSKGLQTCELVRNEHSYLEERRTVLPNGTVIKKMKNGKYHVLHADGTVAHGEFASDKQIMHTTEKSDIADLNIVSLTCEIEKLDLKTMKWTVIQSNGQKVILYPGGKKEYLPKVLFSMKSDVKSGQTMMTRDDNVILISEPSGKTTVEHQDGTRITSYFEKVYMSENCKASYSNYENITMAMFAMVECPSYATIKFNIKTQENHTMIGNGTIINVFSNGFLRMLFGSSLTSEMLKLGLDGSFIYTNVIGENQQSKCNPPIESTYYFKHNSNIICETTDVKGNTFYVNYKGEKEIVKEARENNDDNKFREGIQHSPRYFILHRDGCVDELLNKNVVDDFVEDTEQQPTATVLKDIFQDNSGMSGITYLKPIQKNASDNWVVEYECNTIIPPGFLENSETLCNVKSTDHQIKKCPNLLETRQFTQYEDLDKDLQRRVHRGLYNYIYYKFQRHFQLENLTVFDTRKAEEEAKAKSIEAYVQQLPELHSQHIMNNDNVKKMYENAMNQGQTIVEVESVFNEPPVEKEKSQNYCYDESIRKALRNKTIPNYFESVFGKTFLANQEEEKLDEELKNHCIFNGIAEEPEEEDSSLTVTSSLTGDEAPQLKQLAEITRPNLFQRHSEPLALALEIPGNTILPKLFISTPTTHSPDMINEMSCTDRLINGRLAGSSLQEKDRMKLTKSLELSVNEIQFGKVRVGQTYEKSFFLRNTGVDSCRFKIKQPPPSSGLKILYRLGPIAAGLQEKLTVKLHIPAPLADKYEGGISLKYDLCIVTEKTSLVLQILAAWIHSYKELDVSSEVKPCLLFGFIISFYNTRMNLQKPTFYVNI from the exons GTAAACGTTTTTGGCAATCCAAAAGGTCGGAGTAAAGATACCCCTCAATATGTTGAGGTATGCGAGGCATGTAAAGCCTTTCTGGATAGCAAGGAACCAATTCCTAGTGAGCTTTTGGCCAAACTTATCAAGTTTAAGTTGTTGTCATTAAAATCTGACGACATATGCAAATCTAAACCTGTAGAAAAA CGTAAAGCATCCTTGCAGAGTGTCGACCTCAAAAAGGTTAAAACTGGTAAAGGGGCCAAGGCTGCTGGGAAGAAAACGGCTGCTGCTAAACCAGTTGAAGAAGGCAGCATCAAAGAAGGAACACACCTAAAGAAACGTTCTGAAGAAATCTATGACTACAAATATATCG ATGATGAGCCAGAATTTGGTCCTAACTATTATGCTGTTATTAGCGGATTCTATGAACCCAGTTTACCAATACTTTTAGCTGATATTGATATCCTGATTGATGTTGTTGTGAAGTTTGGTTCTACCCATTATACTGGTTTGGCCATTGAGGTGATAAACAAGGACAACCTCATACCTAAAGACTCAAGATTAATTG CTCAAGAAGAAGCTGCGGCCGCTGAGACTGAACGCTTAAAGAAAGCAATGGATTATTTCTGGAAGTGGACCATGGTATACCTAAATGAGCAATCTGCAACATCACAAACGCGTAACATTTACGTCACAGACTTTCTGGACGACAAGGAATCCAATTTAGAAAATGAT GGTGCCAAACTCTATGAGAAGTTTGCCTTCACACTTTATGGCATTGTTGAAAAACAGCGCATGTATCGGAATTTCATaaggaacacaaaaataatcGCAGTTCCGACCATTGGTACCATACCTCCTAGAATCATCCCATTCTCAAGCA atttgTGCATCATGCCACCCCCACCACAATATCCTTTAATTGAGCCCCGAATGCTTGACACTCTGGACATGCGTTATTATGATGACTTGATGGATACCATTCCCATGGAGTGTGTCACCATTCCCCTCGTTTTGCATGCCATGATCGAACAG gTGGTTGCAATAGAGAGACATACACTGCCTCCCCGAGAGTACCAACCGCCTCCTACAATTGATGGTTTGAACCAAGATTTGGCAAAGCATTTGTCTATGGTACTTCAGAAGCTTATTTTGGATGACAACTGCTCTGAG GTGATTGATGATAAGTTGGAAGAGAAAGAAGTTCCCAAGGAAGAACCATTGAGACTGATCAGTTATAAGGATGAAAGCAGCAAACTTTTCCATCACTTGAAACCTTTCCATGATTTTGTACCAAGTACTGTTGTAGACAAAATGCTGGATAAGTTTTGTTTCTGTAGAATCGAAAATTTTCCAGATACAGCACTGAGGCATATTGTGGAGGCAGAAGCTCGTGAATTTCTTCACTTCTGCTCAAAAGATGGTGTTTCTTATAAAA tgGTGAATTTTGTCTTACAACAAAGTGTCTTTCAGACATTACAACTACCACATGTGGACAAGGAAGGCCTGCTCCAGCCATACGCTCCCACTAATAACAATGCATGGGACCACCCGATATTCCTGTTGGAACAAACTGTCTTCCCTGAATACGAAGGAGTTGAGTTCAGTAATAAGCTGT TGCAAAATACATCTTCGACCATATCACTTGACTCTGCCCTAGCAGCTTCCTTGGTAACCAATGAGAAACCCACATTGTACAGACGTCACTCGTCAG TTGACGAACGAAGTTTGGATTGGTTCGGCAGTAAAAACGTTAGTCCTGATATTGAACGCATCTGCAAGAATTTGATGGAGAAGATAAAGGCAAGTCGGCAGAGGAATTTAGAAAAATGGAACTATCTGGAACACTTAAGCTCCAGCGTATTTCATCAg GTTCTGTTTGAAGCTATGTACTTCCAGCCCCACTACACTAAATATTATCATATCAGAGAAGACAGCCTGTATTTAATTTTGGACAACCCTTACAACACAGAATTGTTCAATTTACAGACGTGGCATGTCCAGTTATATTCCAATATTGGATTTAG GAACTTCATGTTTTATGTTGCTGATGAAATCAAGGAATGGTCCTTAGAAGAAGACAAAAAGGAGCTGGAGCAACTAAGAGAAGAGAAAGCACTGAGGCTGCTGGAACAACAAACAGTTGTGAGTGAGTATTTTAAGGTTGATAGAATAGAGAACAGACACTCACTTGACGATAAAAAAGTGcttaaaaagaaagaac TAGTTTCCAATGTAAATTCTGAGCAGTCTAAATCCATATTCGATGAAGATCAGTTTACAAGGCCCCATTCTCTCAAGGCTTCCAAGAAGGAAGAACATCTTCTGAAGGTCGACGattttgataaagaaaagaagaaacgaaaatcTCCACCAAGA CAAGATAAATCACCTGACAAAGAGAAACGGATCATGTCTCGTTGTAGCATCAAAACTCCCAGAATCGGTCGTTTCAAGTCAATGTATGATGACAGTCTCTACGATATGCATGCCAGCCAGATAGAACAGGACGCTGACAGACCTGAATTACCC TTTTCAGGTTACAAGCTGGACGACAACCTTATAAAACTAACCAGCAAATGTTACACAATGTTTCCTTGTGATGGTTCCCAAATACGAGTCACAACCGAGAACTTTTTAACAG GCGCCAAAAATGTGAGATGTTCAGTTCTACTGAATGGTCACGTCTTCTCTGTACACATCCTGAATCCAATTGAATCAGACGCATTGGAAACGGAGTGTTTGCCTCCAGCAACTTTCAGAAATCCAGTGACAACTTCTG CCTCTTCACTGCAACCACAAACAAATAAgccaattattattactagtcCGAGCACTGGTGCCGTTGATACACAAGAGACTGAGACGAAGATGCCGATATTTAGTGAGTTCGGCTCATTTACAGCTACCCTAGCAGATGGAGTGGTCCTGGCATACAGTCAGTTTGGGCCAACTGGTTACTTCAGAAACTTCTCAG GTAATATTGATCAGACTTCATCCATGAAGGACATCAAAGACCAGCTGTTCATGTCCAGTGAATCGTTTTTTAAAGAGAGAAGCCGAAAGAGATCCAGGTTCAGCATGGACCGCTTTCAATCCAGCGAT ATGGTCATAGGTTTTTCCAAAAAATGCGGTTCAGAAACAGATGCTCAATTTGGATCATTTCCTACATTATATTTAACCTGTCCAGATGGTTTAAAAATTGACTATGACGTATTACATTCCAAAG TGAATAACGATGATTACCTGATTGTGAGGCAGAGTTTCCCCTTTAATAGCAAAGGACTTCAAACTTGTGAACTGGTACGAAATGAGCATAGTTACCTTGAAGAACGGAGAACAGTGTTACCTAATGGAACTGttattaagaaaatgaaaaatggaaaataccAT GTACTCCACGCTGATGGCACGGTGGCTCATGGGGAATTTGCCTCTGATAAACAAATTATGCATACTACAGAGAAAAGTG ACATTGCTGACCTTAATATAGTTTCACTGACCTGTGAGATAGAAAAACTGGACTTGAAAACTATGAAGTGGACAGTTATTCAATCAAATGGTCAGAAAGTTATTTTGTATCCGGGCGGCAAGAAGGAATATCTGCCGAAAGTCTTGTTCAGTATGAAATCAGATGTAAAATCTGGACAG ACAATGATGACCAGAGATGACAATGTGATATTGATCAGCGAACCAAGTGGGAAGACCACTGTGGAACATCAGGACGGCACCAgaatcacttcttattttgagaaAGTTTATATGTCTGAAAACTGTAAAGCTAGTTATTCAAACT ATGAGAACATCACTATGGCCATGTTTGCCATGGTAGAATGTCCCAGTTATGCCACAATCAAATTCAATATTAAAACTCAGGAGAACCATACTATGATTGGCAACGGTACCATCATCAACGTGTTCTCAAATGGGTTTTTGCGTATGCTATTTGGAAGTTCTTTAACATCTGAGATGTTGAAATTGGGTTTAGATGGGTCTTTTATTTATACGAATGTTATTGGTGAAAATCAACAGAGCAAATGCAACCCACCAATTGAAAGTACCTACTACTTCAAGCACAATTCCAACATCATCTGTGAGACAACAGACGTCAAAGGCAACACCTTTTATGTCAATTACAAGGGCGAGAAAGAAATCGTGAAAGAGGCAAgagaaaacaatgatgacaataaattTCGTGAGGGCATCCAGCATAGTCCAAGGTATTTTATTCTGCATCGTGACGGCTGCGTAGATGAATTGTTAAACAAGAATGTAGTCGATGACTTTGTCGAAGACACTGAGCAACAACCGACAGCTACTGTCTTAAAAGACATCTTCCAAGACAATTCTGGAATGTCAGGAATAACTTATTTGAAGCCGATCCAGAAAAACGCCTCTGACAATTGGGTTGTAGAGTACGAATGCAATACCATCATTCCACCAGGCTTCCTGGAAAACAGTGAGACTTTATGTAATGTAAAATCAACTGATCATCAAATCAAAAAGTGCCCTAATCTTCTGGAAACTCGCCAGTTTACACAGTATGAGGACCTTGACAAAGATCTTCAGCGCAG AGTCCACCGAGGACTTTACAACTACATTTACTACAAATTCCAGCGTCATTTCCAGTTGGAGAATTTAACAGTTTTTGACACGAGGAAAGCAGAGGAAGAGGCCAAGGCCAAATCTATTGAAGCGTATGTGCAACAACTACCAGAATTGCACTCTCAGCATATAATGAACAATG ACAATGTGAAGAAGATGTACGAGAATGCGATGAACCAGGGCCAGACAATTGTCGAGGTTGAATCAGTGTTCAATGAACCCCCAGTGGAGAAGGAAAAGTCCCAGAATTATTGCTATGATGAAAGCATCAGGAAGGCATTGCGTAACAAAACTATCCCGAATTACTTTGAAAGTGTTTTTGGAAAAACTTTTCTTGCTAACCAAGAG GAAGAAAAACTTGATGAAGAACTGAAGAACCATTGCATCTTTAATGGAATTGCAGAAGAACCAGAAGAAGAAGATTCTTCACTAACTGTAACAA GCAGCCTAACTGGAGATGAAGCTCCTCAGTTGAAACAACTAGCAGAGATCACTAGACCAAATCTATTTCAAAGGCATTCAGAACCTCTag cattagCACTAGAAATTCCTGGTAATACAATCCTACCGAAACTGTTTATTTCTACACCAACAACCCACTCCCCAGATATGATAAATGAAATG tcttgcaCCGACAGACTGATCAATGGTAGACTCGCTGGTTCCTCTCTCCAAGAAAAGGACAGGATGAAACTCACCAAGTCCCTTGAACTGTCTGTGAACGAGATTCAGTTTGGTAAAGTCAGAGTGGGTCAGACCTATGAAAAATCCTTCTTTCTtagaaatactggggtcgattcctgccgctttaaaataaaacaaccacCTCCTTCTTCTGGCCTGAAGATTCTCTACCGACTTGGACCT ATTGCTGCTGGTCTCCAAGAGAAGTTGACAGTCAAACTCCACATTCCTGCACCTCTAGCTGACAAATATGAAGGTGGCATCAGTTTGAAATATGATTTATGTATTGTCACAGAGAAAACATCGTTGGTACTTCAGATTTTGGCTG CGTGGATACACTCTTACAAAGAACTTGATGTCTCCAGTGAAGTGAAACCATGCCTTCTCTTTGGATTCATTATCTCATTTTACAATACAAGGATG AATCTTCAAAAACCGActttctatgtaaatatttga